From Crateriforma spongiae, a single genomic window includes:
- the rdgB gene encoding RdgB/HAM1 family non-canonical purine NTP pyrophosphatase, with the protein MFELVLGTGNQKKLVEIQRMMPADRVRLKTLADFPDPIDVVEDGTTFAENAAKKACQQAKHLGVWVLGEDSGLSVDALDGAPGVFSARYAGPAQDDEANLNKLLDALQGVPPERRSAHYTSSFCLSDPDGAVRLTAEGICRGRIITERHGQGGFGYDPIFQLREYHQTFGQLDWVVKQALSHRSRALRQFLPRFLRLIGSDGVA; encoded by the coding sequence ATGTTCGAACTGGTCTTAGGAACCGGCAATCAAAAGAAGCTTGTCGAAATCCAACGCATGATGCCCGCCGATCGTGTACGGCTGAAAACGCTGGCGGATTTCCCCGACCCGATCGATGTGGTCGAAGACGGGACGACATTTGCCGAAAACGCTGCCAAGAAAGCTTGCCAGCAAGCGAAGCACCTTGGCGTCTGGGTCTTGGGCGAAGACAGCGGCTTGTCCGTGGACGCTTTGGATGGGGCCCCGGGTGTATTCTCGGCCCGCTATGCAGGTCCGGCACAAGACGACGAGGCGAATTTGAATAAGTTATTGGATGCGTTGCAGGGGGTTCCACCGGAGCGTCGGTCGGCCCACTACACCAGTTCCTTCTGTCTTTCGGACCCCGACGGTGCGGTCCGCCTGACGGCCGAAGGCATCTGTCGTGGCCGGATCATTACCGAGCGGCACGGTCAGGGCGGGTTCGGTTACGACCCGATCTTTCAGTTGCGTGAATACCATCAAACGTTCGGGCAACTGGACTGGGTGGTCAAACAGGCACTGAGCCACCGCAGCCGGGCGCTTCGTCAGTTTTTGCCGCGTTTCTTGCGGCTGATCGGGTCCGACGGCGTGGCCTGA
- a CDS encoding NUDIX hydrolase, whose translation MKIPATRRPDRWQLPATWPQQLSDRLRQRGETPELSRRYRSIAAVPLAYGRHRGPAPVRARRAAVLVGIYEDVSGINGVSSAEGLHGGSMSQKAAADALVVPDAHQPLTSLRHMRVLLTRRPSLLKHHGGQICFPGGRVESGEDTREAALREFAEELGRPALVRQWIGRLACQYVYASDNRVTPWVAWLHKDPTPWCPDPAEVDEVLDLPLETLLRQVVAGNLSRHTEIRSVRRGEHRVGHLQFRTPAFAHGEHKVWGATAMILDELAQHLLTLSDVPVGPAN comes from the coding sequence GTGAAAATACCGGCAACTAGGCGACCGGATCGGTGGCAATTGCCGGCGACTTGGCCGCAACAACTCAGCGACCGCTTGCGGCAACGCGGCGAAACGCCCGAACTGTCGCGACGCTATCGTTCGATCGCGGCCGTGCCACTTGCCTATGGTCGCCACCGCGGCCCCGCACCGGTCCGTGCACGACGTGCCGCGGTGCTGGTGGGTATCTACGAAGATGTGTCTGGTATCAATGGTGTGTCGAGTGCCGAAGGTTTGCACGGCGGATCGATGTCGCAGAAAGCTGCGGCGGATGCCCTGGTCGTTCCGGATGCCCATCAACCGCTCACATCGCTCCGCCACATGCGTGTCTTGTTGACGCGGCGTCCCAGTCTGTTGAAGCATCACGGCGGGCAAATTTGCTTTCCCGGGGGGCGGGTGGAATCGGGTGAAGACACCCGCGAAGCCGCCTTGCGGGAATTCGCCGAAGAACTAGGTCGTCCCGCTTTGGTCCGCCAGTGGATCGGACGTCTGGCATGCCAATATGTCTATGCCAGCGACAACCGGGTCACTCCCTGGGTCGCGTGGTTACACAAAGATCCCACCCCCTGGTGCCCCGACCCGGCCGAAGTTGATGAGGTACTGGATTTGCCGCTGGAAACACTTCTGCGGCAGGTCGTCGCGGGAAACCTGTCACGACACACCGAAATACGATCCGTCCGTCGGGGCGAACATCGCGTTGGTCATTTGCAGTTCCGCACGCCGGCGTTTGCACACGGCGAACACAAGGTTTGGGGTGCCACAGCGATGATTCTGGACGAATTGGCTCAGCACTTGCTTACCTTGTCAGACGTTCCGGTCGGACCGGCAAATTGA
- the trxA gene encoding thioredoxin translates to MASDAVKEFTDDNFDSEVLQSDQPVLVDFWAPWCGPCRQIAPMIDELAGENPSVKIGKINIDDNPGAAQRFGINSIPTLLVFKGGEVSESFVGVRPKAALQEALDSAATS, encoded by the coding sequence ATGGCTTCCGATGCTGTCAAAGAATTCACCGACGACAATTTCGACTCCGAAGTGCTGCAATCGGACCAACCCGTCTTGGTCGACTTCTGGGCACCCTGGTGCGGCCCTTGCCGTCAAATCGCTCCCATGATCGATGAACTGGCCGGCGAAAACCCGTCGGTCAAGATCGGCAAGATCAACATCGACGATAATCCCGGCGCCGCCCAGCGTTTCGGCATCAACAGCATCCCGACGCTGTTGGTTTTCAAAGGCGGCGAAGTCAGCGAGAGCTTTGTCGGCGTTCGCCCCAAGGCCGCTCTGCAAGAAGCCCTGGATTCGGCGGCAACGTCCTGA
- a CDS encoding DUF1571 domain-containing protein, which produces MSKRKTWILATGVFVVVTTVLLFWPEGQQSVQTDAAPTSVLIDQDSAAEATLQDVLEMAAQAKESLVANVDDYTATFVKQERDANGVLSPVSKMFMKVQTRHRGGRPGAPMRVYLKFLEPGSDSGRQVIWAEDLTNGKLWVKETGMLGLVPIPPLDPNGALAMQGQRYPISELGQTRMVELLHERGQADLGDPNVSVVIQEDVPFDDQTATLIQVNRSKPSGRVDDFSLAEIFIDQQRSLILKYQSFGWPSEGQDDAPLLESYTFEDIQVNVGLSEMDFDTSNPEYGW; this is translated from the coding sequence ATGTCGAAAAGAAAAACATGGATCCTGGCCACTGGCGTTTTTGTGGTGGTCACAACGGTGCTGTTGTTCTGGCCCGAGGGACAACAGAGTGTGCAGACGGATGCGGCGCCGACGTCCGTTTTGATCGACCAGGATTCGGCTGCTGAAGCTACCCTGCAGGACGTGTTGGAAATGGCCGCCCAGGCGAAAGAGTCCTTGGTCGCCAACGTCGACGATTACACCGCAACATTCGTCAAGCAGGAACGTGACGCCAACGGCGTGCTAAGCCCGGTGTCCAAAATGTTCATGAAGGTTCAAACACGCCACCGTGGCGGACGACCAGGGGCGCCGATGCGGGTGTATTTGAAGTTCTTGGAACCCGGCAGCGACAGTGGACGTCAAGTCATTTGGGCGGAAGATCTGACCAACGGCAAACTGTGGGTCAAGGAAACCGGCATGCTGGGATTGGTTCCCATTCCACCGCTGGATCCCAACGGTGCGCTGGCGATGCAGGGGCAACGTTACCCGATCAGTGAACTGGGCCAAACACGAATGGTCGAACTGTTGCACGAACGCGGTCAGGCCGATTTGGGCGATCCGAATGTGTCCGTCGTCATTCAGGAAGACGTGCCCTTTGACGATCAAACTGCGACGCTGATTCAGGTCAACCGTTCCAAGCCATCCGGCCGGGTTGATGATTTTTCACTGGCGGAAATCTTCATCGACCAACAGCGCAGTCTGATTCTGAAGTATCAAAGTTTTGGATGGCCGAGCGAGGGTCAAGACGACGCACCACTGTTGGAATCCTACACCTTCGAAGATATCCAGGTGAATGTGGGGTTGTCCGAAATGGACTTCGATACCAGCAATCCTGAATACGGCTGGTGA
- the dgt gene encoding dGTP triphosphohydrolase: protein MSLSHEATPMIDLSRYADREHLLLASYAMHSRDTAGRVHDEYGHSYRGPFSRDRDRILHSSAFRRLAGKMQVFTGEMGVYHRTRLTHTFEVASVARTIARVLRLNEDLTEALALMHDIGHPPYGHCGEDVLAECLEDVGGFSHNQFALTIVEELEQRYQDFAGLNLCRETLAGQDVRAHKAEAAVGRAPLLEVQIVDLADSIAYDAHDVDDALQMGLLTIEELSELAIVRRSLDRIADAGSQIQRKYVRQSLVHELIDLQVSDLLHGALERLRPLSGYRAEDISSEGIRVHHSDVIARERSELESFLFDAVYRHPRLMDVRRSAGDRLRRLFDTLLASPGRLPLRFRERCEHHSVPRVIGEYLAGMTDTFCDAQYRHICQNDDGPLADW, encoded by the coding sequence ATGTCACTGTCGCACGAAGCCACGCCGATGATTGACCTCAGCCGGTACGCCGACCGCGAACACCTGTTGCTGGCCAGTTATGCGATGCACAGCCGTGACACCGCGGGACGCGTTCACGATGAATACGGGCATTCGTACCGGGGTCCGTTCAGCCGTGACCGGGACCGGATACTACACAGCAGCGCGTTTCGACGCTTGGCCGGAAAGATGCAAGTCTTCACCGGCGAAATGGGCGTCTATCACCGCACGCGTTTGACACACACGTTCGAAGTCGCGTCGGTTGCCCGCACGATCGCCCGAGTGTTGCGATTGAATGAAGACTTGACCGAGGCGTTGGCCTTGATGCACGACATCGGCCACCCGCCCTATGGTCATTGTGGCGAAGACGTGTTGGCGGAATGCCTGGAAGACGTCGGCGGTTTTTCGCACAACCAATTCGCGTTGACGATCGTCGAGGAATTGGAACAGCGCTATCAAGACTTTGCCGGATTGAATCTGTGCCGTGAAACGCTGGCCGGACAAGACGTGCGAGCCCACAAGGCCGAAGCCGCCGTCGGACGGGCACCGTTGCTGGAAGTTCAGATCGTTGATCTGGCCGACAGCATTGCCTATGACGCACACGACGTGGACGACGCGCTGCAGATGGGTTTGCTGACGATCGAAGAGCTTTCCGAGTTGGCCATCGTGCGACGCTCGCTGGATCGTATCGCCGATGCAGGCAGCCAGATTCAACGCAAGTATGTGCGTCAGTCATTGGTTCATGAATTGATCGATCTGCAAGTCAGCGATTTGTTGCACGGTGCTTTAGAACGTTTGCGACCGTTGTCGGGCTATCGTGCCGAAGACATCAGCAGCGAAGGGATTCGTGTCCATCACAGTGATGTGATCGCCCGAGAACGTAGTGAACTGGAGTCCTTCTTGTTCGACGCCGTCTATCGGCATCCGCGGTTGATGGATGTGCGACGATCGGCGGGCGACCGCTTGCGTCGATTGTTCGACACGTTGTTGGCGTCACCGGGACGGTTGCCGTTGCGATTCCGTGAACGATGTGAACACCACAGCGTGCCCCGTGTCATCGGTGAATACTTGGCCGGGATGACGGACACGTTTTGTGATGCCCAGTATCGCCATATCTGTCAAAACGATGATGGGCCGCTGGCCGACTGGTAA
- a CDS encoding metallophosphoesterase family protein — protein MSAFDECALFRIAWITDPHLNHVPASRWDPWCDALRSSDPTALLITGDISDGDDGWFQLDRLTTGVTCPIYFVLGNHDFYGGSVAQTRRRAVQAARESSRLVYLTDSEPIRLADDVYLVGEDGWGDGVIGDARTSPIRLQDFQQIDDLRGRTTDDRLATLRAQGDESADRLRQKLMQVPDAAVTVWVATHVPPYRESCWYEGRIADDQWAPYFVCGRVGECLDDVAARRPRMNLEVLCGHTHHRGVYRRAHNLRVYTGAADYGHPAIEGLIEPGGLKGLAGSA, from the coding sequence GTGTCCGCATTTGATGAATGTGCATTGTTTCGCATCGCTTGGATCACCGACCCACACTTGAATCATGTGCCGGCCAGTCGTTGGGACCCGTGGTGCGATGCGTTGCGATCGTCTGATCCCACCGCTTTGCTGATCACCGGTGACATCAGCGATGGTGACGACGGATGGTTTCAACTGGATCGTCTGACGACGGGCGTGACGTGCCCGATTTACTTTGTCCTGGGCAATCATGATTTCTATGGCGGATCCGTCGCCCAGACACGGCGTCGTGCGGTCCAGGCGGCTCGCGAATCCTCGCGGCTGGTCTATCTGACCGACAGCGAACCGATCCGACTGGCCGATGATGTTTACTTGGTGGGTGAAGACGGTTGGGGCGACGGAGTGATCGGGGACGCGCGGACCAGCCCAATCCGCTTGCAAGATTTTCAACAGATCGATGACCTGCGCGGTCGCACCACCGATGATCGTTTGGCAACGCTGCGGGCCCAGGGCGATGAATCAGCGGATCGTTTGCGTCAAAAGCTGATGCAAGTGCCCGACGCGGCAGTGACCGTTTGGGTGGCCACACATGTTCCGCCCTATCGCGAAAGCTGTTGGTATGAAGGCCGAATCGCTGACGATCAATGGGCGCCCTACTTTGTGTGTGGCCGAGTGGGCGAGTGCTTGGATGACGTCGCAGCGCGACGTCCCCGGATGAATTTGGAGGTGTTATGTGGGCACACTCATCACCGTGGCGTCTATCGCCGAGCCCACAATTTGCGGGTGTACACCGGGGCGGCTGACTATGGCCATCCGGCAATCGAGGGCTTGATAGAACCGGGCGGTTTGAAGGGCCTGGCAGGTTCGGCTTGA
- the fusA gene encoding elongation factor G: MKLEKVRNIGISAHIDSGKTTLSERILFYTGRIHKIEEVRGDGDGATMDHMELEQERGITITSAATSVEYKDHAINLIDTPGHVDFTVEVERSLRVLDGAVLVLCAVGGVQSQSITVDRQMKRYSVPRLAFINKMDRTGSNPRRVVEQLREKLGADAFLMQIPIGIEDNFRGVVDLIEMVAYTFEGDQGEKVVTSDIPDDLKDEAEEQRMHMLDSLSNYSDEVMELLLSEEEVPKDMIYRVTRDAVLNGATPVYMGTAFKNKGVQPLLDAVTQYLPSPLDREVKGRDPSDEEKRIDLKPDPEAPFVGMAFKIVDDPFGQLTFMRIYQGTIEKGGTYVNQRTGRKERFSRIVRMHSDKREEIDKATAGDIIAVMGIDSASGDTYSIERDFCTLESMFVPEPVIKIAVTPTSRSDGDKMGKALQRFRKEDPTFRVETDEETNEILISGMGELHLEVYIERIRREYGVEIEVGAPKVSYRESPTKIVEFNYKHKKQTGGSGQYAHIVGKLSPIESDSEDSFEFEDHVVGGRIPKQYIPAIQKGFVDSLGKGPVAEYPVVGTRIDLDDGSYHEVDSSEKAFYTAAQGCFREYFKQASPKLLEPIMNVEIECPEDFQGTVVGDVIRRRGVMTSTDVVDGNSIIQAEIPLAETFGYATDLRSMTQGQGSFSMELAKYSQVPSNIQEEIIAAKKEMLAAAK, encoded by the coding sequence ATGAAATTGGAGAAGGTTCGCAACATCGGGATCAGTGCCCACATTGACTCCGGCAAAACCACCCTCAGTGAGCGGATCCTGTTTTACACCGGCCGCATTCACAAGATTGAAGAAGTCCGCGGGGACGGCGACGGCGCGACCATGGACCACATGGAGCTGGAGCAAGAACGTGGAATCACGATCACCAGTGCCGCGACCAGCGTCGAATACAAAGATCACGCGATCAACCTGATCGACACCCCCGGCCACGTCGACTTCACCGTCGAAGTGGAACGTTCGCTGCGTGTTCTCGACGGTGCCGTCTTGGTTCTGTGTGCCGTCGGCGGCGTGCAAAGCCAGTCGATCACCGTCGACCGACAAATGAAACGTTACAGCGTCCCGCGTTTGGCGTTCATCAACAAGATGGACCGTACCGGGTCGAACCCCCGTCGTGTCGTCGAACAACTGCGTGAAAAGCTGGGCGCCGACGCGTTCCTGATGCAGATCCCGATCGGCATCGAAGACAACTTCCGTGGCGTCGTCGACCTGATCGAAATGGTCGCCTACACCTTCGAAGGCGATCAGGGCGAAAAGGTTGTCACCAGCGATATCCCGGATGACCTGAAAGACGAAGCCGAAGAACAACGCATGCACATGCTGGATTCGCTGTCCAACTACAGCGATGAAGTCATGGAACTGCTGCTCAGCGAAGAAGAAGTCCCCAAGGACATGATCTATCGCGTGACCCGTGACGCCGTCTTGAACGGTGCCACCCCGGTCTACATGGGCACGGCGTTCAAGAACAAAGGCGTTCAGCCGTTGTTGGACGCGGTCACCCAATACCTGCCCAGCCCGCTGGATCGCGAAGTCAAAGGCCGTGACCCGTCGGACGAAGAAAAGCGAATCGATCTGAAACCCGATCCGGAAGCTCCGTTCGTCGGCATGGCTTTCAAGATCGTCGACGATCCGTTCGGCCAACTGACCTTCATGCGGATCTATCAGGGCACGATCGAAAAAGGCGGCACCTACGTGAACCAGCGGACCGGTCGCAAAGAACGGTTCAGCCGCATCGTTCGCATGCACAGCGACAAGCGAGAAGAAATCGACAAGGCGACCGCCGGCGACATCATCGCCGTCATGGGCATCGATTCGGCCAGTGGTGACACCTACAGCATCGAACGTGATTTCTGCACGCTGGAATCCATGTTCGTCCCCGAACCGGTCATCAAGATTGCCGTGACGCCCACCAGCCGCAGCGACGGCGACAAGATGGGCAAGGCACTGCAGCGGTTCCGCAAGGAAGACCCCACCTTCCGCGTCGAAACCGACGAAGAAACCAACGAGATCCTGATCTCCGGCATGGGTGAACTGCACCTGGAGGTTTACATCGAACGGATCCGCCGCGAATACGGCGTGGAAATCGAAGTCGGTGCCCCCAAGGTCAGCTACCGCGAAAGCCCGACCAAGATTGTCGAATTCAATTACAAGCACAAGAAGCAAACCGGTGGTAGCGGTCAATACGCTCACATCGTTGGCAAGCTGTCACCGATCGAATCGGACAGCGAAGACAGCTTTGAATTCGAAGATCACGTCGTCGGTGGTCGTATTCCCAAGCAATACATCCCGGCGATTCAAAAGGGATTTGTCGACAGCCTGGGCAAAGGCCCGGTCGCCGAATACCCGGTGGTCGGCACCCGGATCGACTTGGACGACGGCAGCTACCACGAAGTCGACTCCTCGGAAAAGGCGTTCTACACCGCCGCACAAGGTTGCTTCCGCGAATACTTCAAGCAAGCATCGCCGAAGCTGCTCGAGCCGATCATGAACGTCGAAATCGAATGCCCCGAGGATTTTCAAGGGACCGTCGTGGGTGACGTCATCCGCCGCCGCGGTGTGATGACCAGCACCGACGTCGTCGACGGCAACAGCATCATCCAAGCCGAAATCCCGCTGGCCGAGACCTTCGGTTACGCCACCGACCTGCGCAGCATGACGCAAGGCCAAGGATCGTTCAGCATGGAATTGGCCAAGTACAGCCAAGTGCCGTCAAACATCCAAGAAGAAATCATCGCGGCCAAGAAAGAAATGTTGGCAGCCGCCAAGTAA
- a CDS encoding DegT/DnrJ/EryC1/StrS family aminotransferase — translation MPGPNSVPLLDVNRDNRPYREEFMSALAGVLDSGRFLFGPDVVELESEVAKYSQAQFAVGCASGSDALLLSLMALNIGPGDEVIVPSFTFFASVSCITRLGATPVFIDIDPDTYNMDVDQLDSLIGPKTAAIIPVHLFGQCARIDRICQVAAEHDIPVVEDAAQSIGAAYHSRPAGSWGTVGCFSFYPTKNLGGMGDGGMLTTNDEAFADRLRLFAGHGMRPRYYHKVVGINSRLDTFQAAVLRVKMNHLPQAVEGRRTNATRYHHLFREAGLVEDGPVTLPVIDENAFSVWNQYSIRIADGRRDEVRQHLADNGVGSEIYYPVPMHQQECFENIGFKAGDLSETERASREILNLPIFPSLTVEEQNRVVEVIGQFYQSAEAKKAA, via the coding sequence ATGCCAGGCCCGAATTCTGTTCCGCTGTTGGACGTCAACCGCGACAATCGCCCGTATCGTGAAGAATTCATGAGCGCCCTGGCCGGCGTCCTGGATTCCGGACGCTTTCTGTTCGGCCCCGATGTGGTCGAACTGGAATCGGAAGTCGCCAAATACAGCCAGGCCCAATTTGCCGTCGGTTGTGCCTCCGGCAGTGACGCGTTGCTGTTGTCCCTGATGGCTTTGAACATCGGCCCGGGCGACGAAGTGATCGTTCCCAGCTTTACCTTTTTCGCCTCGGTCAGCTGCATCACGCGACTGGGCGCCACGCCGGTCTTCATCGACATCGATCCGGACACCTACAACATGGATGTCGATCAGCTGGATTCGCTGATCGGGCCCAAGACGGCAGCCATCATTCCCGTGCACCTGTTCGGACAGTGTGCTCGCATCGACCGGATCTGTCAGGTCGCCGCCGAACATGACATCCCCGTGGTCGAAGACGCCGCCCAGTCGATCGGTGCGGCCTATCATTCGCGTCCCGCCGGCAGCTGGGGGACCGTGGGCTGTTTCAGCTTCTATCCGACCAAGAACTTGGGCGGCATGGGCGACGGCGGCATGCTGACGACCAATGACGAAGCGTTCGCGGATCGGCTGCGTTTGTTCGCCGGCCACGGCATGCGACCCCGCTATTATCACAAGGTGGTGGGCATCAACAGCCGCTTGGACACGTTCCAGGCTGCTGTTTTGCGGGTGAAGATGAATCACTTGCCCCAGGCCGTCGAAGGCCGTCGCACCAACGCCACGCGGTACCACCACTTGTTCCGCGAAGCTGGTTTGGTCGAAGACGGTCCGGTCACTTTGCCGGTGATCGATGAGAACGCTTTCTCGGTCTGGAACCAGTATTCGATCCGCATCGCCGACGGGCGACGCGACGAAGTCCGCCAGCACTTGGCCGACAACGGCGTGGGGTCGGAAATCTATTACCCGGTGCCGATGCACCAGCAAGAGTGCTTTGAAAATATCGGCTTCAAAGCCGGTGATTTGAGCGAGACCGAGCGGGCCAGCCGCGAGATCTTGAACCTGCCGATTTTCCCGTCGCTGACCGTAGAAGAACAAAACCGAGTCGTCGAAGTGATCGGTCAGTTTTATCAGTCGGCCGAAGCCAAGAAGGCCGCCTAA
- the uvrA gene encoding excinuclease ABC subunit UvrA produces the protein MRIRGARVHNLRSIDVDLPHHAITVITGVSGSGKSSLAFDTLFAEGQRQYIDSLSAYSRQFLDQIPRPDLDSIDGLAPTLSIDQKAGTTGSRSTVATITEIYDYLRLLFARIGVAHCVQCGSAVSQLSPDAILKRLADRPEGTRMMLLSPMVRGRKGAHRDVFEAIQKAGLVRARVDGEVHPIDEVPSLSVRKDHTIEAVVDRLVIREGIESRLHDSVELSLRLGNGSLVALTENESKSWDEELFNTSMSCTGCGTSFAEIEPRTFSFNSPYGACPTCDGLGEIVVREGKRSDATRITAICPECDGARIGPVGRGVKIADVNIAELTAMPLDQSLDWFGKLHQRLAGHGDETLEQKIAHPIVDEVQRRIGFLQNVGVDYLTLDRRGDTLSGGELQRVRLATSIGSGLVGVCYVLDEPSIGLHPADHGRLIDAIIQLRDQGNTIVIVEHDEATIRGADHLIDIGPGAGTAGGELIASGTPDAVSRDPKSLTGAYLRGDSRIPIPTTRRDCGQAKQLVLHKAATHNLRNVTVSIPLGCLVGISGVSGSGKSSLINDTLYPAVAQALGLVTDPPGPYQRLEGAEAIDKLIAIDQAPIGRSPRSCPATYSGVMDELRKVFATTRQAKSLGFAANRFSFNSSAGRCDLCGGLGMEKIEMNFLSDLYVTCSRCAGKRFNRQTLQVRFKGHNIADVLDLTIDQAAELFENIPKPYRQLRSLQDVGLGYLHLGQSSTTLSGGEAQRIKLGTELSRPATGQTLYVMDEPTTGLHFDDVARLVGVMQRLVDAGNTVLVIEHQFDLLAACDHIIDLGPTGGLGGGNIVATGTPESIAEDTNTPSGAAMAHALESAGR, from the coding sequence ATCCGTATCCGCGGAGCCCGCGTCCACAACCTGCGGTCGATCGACGTCGACTTGCCCCATCACGCGATCACGGTGATCACCGGGGTTTCGGGCAGCGGAAAGAGCTCGTTGGCTTTCGACACCCTGTTTGCCGAGGGACAGCGACAATACATCGACAGCCTGTCGGCGTATTCGCGTCAATTCTTGGACCAGATCCCGCGGCCTGACCTGGACAGCATTGACGGTCTGGCACCCACACTTTCGATCGACCAAAAAGCGGGCACCACCGGTTCACGCAGCACCGTCGCGACGATCACCGAAATCTATGACTACCTGCGATTGCTATTCGCCCGGATCGGTGTCGCCCACTGCGTGCAATGCGGCAGCGCGGTGTCGCAACTATCACCCGACGCGATCCTGAAGCGACTGGCCGATCGCCCCGAAGGGACACGCATGATGCTGTTAAGCCCGATGGTCCGTGGACGAAAGGGTGCCCATCGGGATGTGTTCGAAGCCATCCAGAAAGCCGGCTTGGTTCGCGCCCGCGTCGATGGCGAAGTCCACCCCATTGACGAAGTCCCCTCGCTTTCGGTCCGCAAGGATCACACGATCGAAGCGGTGGTGGATCGCCTGGTCATCCGCGAAGGCATTGAATCACGTTTGCACGATTCGGTGGAATTGTCACTGCGGTTGGGCAACGGCAGCCTGGTCGCGCTGACCGAAAACGAATCCAAGTCGTGGGATGAAGAACTCTTCAACACGTCGATGTCCTGCACAGGATGCGGAACCAGTTTCGCCGAGATCGAACCACGAACGTTCAGCTTCAACAGCCCCTACGGCGCATGCCCGACCTGCGACGGCCTGGGCGAAATTGTCGTACGCGAAGGCAAGCGTTCCGATGCGACCCGCATCACCGCCATTTGCCCGGAGTGCGACGGCGCACGAATCGGACCGGTCGGGCGTGGTGTCAAAATCGCCGACGTGAACATCGCCGAATTGACCGCGATGCCGCTGGATCAATCGCTGGATTGGTTCGGCAAACTGCACCAGCGTTTGGCCGGACATGGCGACGAGACGCTGGAACAAAAGATCGCCCATCCGATCGTGGATGAAGTCCAACGTCGGATCGGATTCCTGCAAAACGTCGGCGTCGACTACCTAACACTCGACCGACGCGGCGACACGCTTAGCGGTGGTGAACTTCAACGCGTACGCCTGGCCACCAGCATCGGCAGCGGGCTGGTCGGCGTCTGTTACGTCTTGGATGAACCGTCGATCGGATTGCATCCAGCCGATCACGGCCGACTGATCGATGCGATCATCCAGTTGCGTGATCAAGGCAACACGATCGTGATCGTTGAACACGACGAAGCCACCATTCGCGGCGCGGATCACCTGATCGACATCGGTCCGGGTGCGGGCACCGCCGGCGGTGAACTGATCGCCAGCGGAACCCCGGACGCCGTGTCTCGTGATCCCAAAAGCTTGACCGGTGCTTACCTGCGCGGCGATTCCCGGATTCCCATCCCCACGACACGCCGCGACTGTGGCCAAGCCAAACAATTGGTGCTTCACAAAGCGGCCACGCACAACCTGAGGAACGTCACCGTATCAATCCCGCTGGGTTGCCTGGTCGGTATCAGCGGCGTTTCCGGCAGCGGCAAGAGTTCGCTGATCAATGACACGCTGTATCCGGCCGTCGCCCAGGCACTGGGATTGGTGACCGATCCACCGGGGCCTTACCAACGCCTGGAAGGTGCCGAAGCCATCGACAAACTGATCGCGATCGACCAAGCCCCCATCGGCCGGTCACCGCGGAGTTGCCCGGCAACCTACAGCGGTGTGATGGATGAACTTCGCAAAGTGTTCGCCACCACGCGGCAAGCGAAATCGTTGGGCTTCGCGGCCAACCGGTTCAGCTTCAATTCATCCGCCGGTCGCTGTGACCTGTGTGGCGGCTTGGGGATGGAAAAGATCGAGATGAATTTCTTAAGCGATCTTTATGTCACCTGCAGTCGATGCGCGGGCAAACGATTCAATCGCCAGACGCTACAAGTGCGTTTCAAAGGACACAACATCGCCGACGTTTTGGATCTGACCATCGACCAGGCGGCGGAGTTGTTCGAAAACATCCCGAAACCCTATCGACAATTACGTTCGCTGCAGGATGTCGGTCTCGGCTATTTGCACCTTGGACAATCCAGCACCACGTTAAGCGGTGGCGAAGCCCAGCGAATCAAGTTGGGGACCGAATTGTCACGACCGGCCACCGGTCAAACGCTGTACGTCATGGATGAACCGACGACGGGATTGCACTTTGACGACGTCGCGCGTTTGGTCGGCGTGATGCAACGCTTGGTCGATGCGGGCAACACCGTGCTAGTGATCGAACACCAATTCGATTTATTGGCCGCGTGTGACCACATCATCGACCTTGGACCGACTGGCGGTTTGGGCGGTGGCAACATTGTGGCAACGGGTACGCCCGAAAGCATTGCCGAAGACACCAACACGCCAAGCGGTGCCGCGATGGCGCACGCACTTGAATCGGCAGGCCGTTGA